One genomic window of Medicago truncatula cultivar Jemalong A17 chromosome 1, MtrunA17r5.0-ANR, whole genome shotgun sequence includes the following:
- the LOC11446022 gene encoding PTI1-like tyrosine-protein kinase 3 gives MRRWLCCTCQVEESYPSNENEHLKSPRSYGDGNPKGSRAPAPVKPETQKAPPPIEVPALSLDELKEKTDNFGSKALIGEGSYGRVYYATLNDGKAVAVKKLDVSTEPESNNEFLTQVSMVSRLKNENFVELHGYCVEGNLRVLAYEFATMGSLHDILHGRKGVQGAQPGPTLNWMQRVRIAVDAARGLEYLHEKVQPSIIHRDIRSSNVLIFEDYKAKVADFNLSNQAPDMAARLHSTRVLGTFGYHAPEYAMTGQLTQKSDVYSFGVVLLELLTGRKPVDHTMPRGQQSLVTWATPRLSEDKVKQCVDPKLKGEYPPKGVAKLAAVAALCVQYEAEFRPNMSIVVKALQPLLKAPAPAPET, from the exons ATGCGTCGTTGGCTATGCTGCACTTGTCAGGTGGAAGAGTCTTATCCATCAAATGAAAATGAACACCTGAAAAGCCCAAGAAGTTATGGAGATG GCAACCCAAAAGGCTCAAGGGCTCCGGCTCCCGTCAAACCTGAAACACAAAAGGCACCACCACCTATCGAAGTTCCAGCATTATCCTTAGATGAGCTGAAGGAAAAAACTGACAACTTTGGATCAAAGGCATTGATTGGTGAAGGGTCGTATGGGAGGGTGTATTATGCAACATTAAACGATGGAAAGGCTGTGGCTGTGAAAAAGCTTGACGTTTCTACTGAACCCGAATCGAATAATGAGTTTCTAACCCAG GTTTCCATGGTCTCAAGATTGaagaatgaaaattttgttgagTTGCATGGATACTGTGTTGAAGGAAATCTCCGTGTACTTGCATATGAGTTTGCTACTATGGGCTCTCTTCATGACATTTTGCACG GTAGAAAGGGAGTTCAAGGGGCACAACCAGGGCCAACTCTTAACTGGATGCAGCGAGTTAGAATTGCAGTTGATGCAGCAAGGGGATTAGAATATTTACATGAGAAAGTTCAACCATCAATCATACACAGGGATATCAGGTCAAGCAATGTGCTTATCTTTGAAGATTACAAAGCTAAGGTAGCTGATTTTAACCTCTCTAATCAGGCCCCTGACATGGCTGCACGCCTTCATTCTACCCGTGTATTGGGAACCTTTGGGTATCATGCTCCAGA ATATGCCATGACTGGGCAGTTGACTCAAAAAAGTGATGTTTACAGTTTTGGTGTTGTTCTTCTTGAGCTCCTTACAGGTAGGAAACCTGTTGATCATACCATGCCTCGAGGACAGCAAAGTCTTGTCACATGG GCTACTCCAAGACTAAGTGAAGATAAAGTGAAACAATGCGTGGACCCAAAACTGAAAGGAGAATATCCCCCAAAAGGAGTTGCTAAG CTTGCAGCTGTAGCAGCACTTTGTGTGCAGTATGAAGCTGAGTTTAGGCCCAATATGAGCATTGTTGTTAAAGCACTCCAGCCACTTCTGAAGGCTCCCGCTCCTGCACCAGAAACTTGA
- the LOC11446023 gene encoding gem-associated protein 2, which produces MAEVTVSKCNQEEEEEELVVNKVQIDDDDDDDAAAVTVTGNNKIAAAQQQQQQQLEGKKKRLLEELESAFTIATPKLNSSLGFSNIEVIDETALLDCIPINNGKPRRNPSKKINKNNTVAPPRTTGTDKKKYSREMMESMRFVNVSQQLKFWKTIYTALQSAFADEYDTLVVAATAHNNRHSLPFHPNKKPILTGAVYCGNMDNERQFRESGGSVSHVDPSYTHSIMSKHGCSVSEECFEDDDDDSEDDYASIQRPAFQVDGEPNFDSGPPEDGWEYLRRVRWEAHQIPKVKVSKLDRSKLNKEQSPYMPQIPDIAKCPEHLLPLKQWEDIFLAEFSVLRENLYSLEGLSATQSGNLQSLISSKLPGNNFGVMNRDVLLHNNASIGKADQPSNLTAKDEDSTMPPENPVLKRSIDQTSSSCSTPLVSAILGMDSVARVSMLLKRIRLLEPENTITRIDCMWLFALCAAVDAPLDADTCAALRSLLRKCASIRAGKAELDDEVVMLNILATISGRYFGQSEN; this is translated from the exons atggcTGAAGTAACCGTTTCAAAGTGTaaccaagaagaagaagaagaagaactcGTCGTCAACAAGGTtcaaattgatgatgatgatgatgatgatgccgCCGCCGTCACTGTCACCGGAAACAACAAGATTGCTGCTgctcagcaacaacaacaacaacaactcgaAGGCAAGAAGAAACGTCTCTTGGAAGAACTCGAATCTGCTTTCACCATCGCTACTCCCAAACTTAACTCCTCCTTAGGTTTTTCAAACATTGAAGTCATTGATGAAACTGCTTTGCTCGATTGCATTCCCATCAACAACGGAAAACCAAGAAGAAATCCTTCTAAGAAGATCAACAAGAACAACACCGTCGCACCACCCAGAACCACCGGAACTGACAAGAAGAAGTACTCTCGAGAGATGATGGAGTCTATGAGGTTTGTGAATGTCTCTCAGCAGCTCAAATTCTGGAAAACAATCTACACCGCGCTTCAATCTGCTTTTGCTGATGAGTATGATACATTGGTCGTTGCCGCCACCGCTCACAACAACCGTCACTCTCTTCCGTTCCATCCCAACAAGAAACCAATTCTCACTG GTGCAGTGTATTGTGGAAATATGGATAATGAACGACAATTCAGGGAAAGTGGTGGAAGTGTGAGCCATGTTGATCCTTCTTATACTCATAGTATTATGAGTAAGCATGGGTGCTCAGTTTCAGAAGAGTGCTTTGAAGATGACGATGATGATAGTGAGGATGATTATGCTAGCATCCAGAGGCCTGCGTTTCAGGTAGATGGAGAACCTAATTTTGATTCTGGTCCACCAGAAGACGGATGGGAATATCTTAGGCGTGTCAG ATGGGAGGCACATCAAATTCCTAAAGTGAAGGTATCCAAACTTGATAGAAGTAAACTTAACAAGGAACAAAGTCCTTATATGCCCCAGATTCCTGATATTGCCAAGTGTCCTGAGCATCTGTTGCCATTGAAACAATGGGAGGATATATTTCTTGCAGAATTTTCAGTACTAAGAGAG AACCTGTATAGTCTTGAAGGTTTAAGTGCCACGCAATCTGGCAATCTACAATCTCTTATTTCCTCAAAGTTACCTGGAAATAATTTTGGAGTGATGAACAGAGATGTGCTACTTCATAATAACGCGAGCATTGGTAAGGCTGATCAACCTAGTAACTTGACTGCTAAAGATGAGGATAGCACCATGCCTCCTGAGAATCCTGTATTGAAAAGATCCATAGATCAAACTAGCAGCAGCTGTTCCACTCCCCTGGTTTCTGCAATCCTAGGGATGGACTCTGTAGCCCGAGTATCAATGCTGCTGAAACGAATTCGTTTGCTAGAGCCTGAAAACACCATCACAAGAATTGATTGCATGTGGCTTTTTGCTCTGTGTGCAGCAGTAGATGCTCCACTAGATGCAGACACTTGCGCTGCACTCCGGAGTCTGCTGCGGAAGTGTGCTAGCATTCGTGCTGGTAAAGCTGAACTGGATGATGAGGTTGTAATGTTGAATATATTGGCTACAATTTCAGGGAGATATTTTGGACAATCTGAAAATTGA
- the LOC11445549 gene encoding transmembrane protein 120 homolog, producing MEESRRGGGEEKEIEESVVSVLEEAKEIQDSVSVHISKTLSDEQPLRQRALVLDSKIISLRSSLDSLLSNKLIQPSLADKLDEDLQRARCIIVDGDASYLLPGHAQGKFLRMFLGPINVRASRKDVQLKVKEEYNSYRDRTALLFLLFPAALLILRSWVWEGCLPAFPVQIYQAWLLFLYTGLALRENILRVNGSDIRPWWIYHHYCAMIMALVSLTWEIKGQPDCAKKQRGVQLFLQWAMMQGVAMLLQNRYQRQRLYTRIALGKAKRMDVVWGETAGVDGQLWLLCPILFILQGFEAYVGLLLLRTAFVGVASEWQVIFCGLLLVVMAIGNFQNTVQTLLVKSRFKAKMKRTKSKQRLN from the exons ATGGAAGAATcaagaagaggaggaggagaagagaaagagatagAAGAATCAGTAGTAAGCGTATTAGAAGAAGCTAAAGAGATTCAGGATTCAGTTTCCGTTCACATCTCAAAAACATTAAGCGATGAACAACCACTTCGTCAGCGTGCTCTTGTTCTCGATTCTAAAATCATTTCTCTTCGTTCTTCTCTCGATTCTCTTCTTTCTAATAAACTCATTCAACCATCCTTAGCTGATAAG TTAGATGAAGATTTGCAAAGAGCCAGATGCATCATCGTTGATGGCGATGCTTCTTACCTCCTTCCTGGACATGCTCaag GTAAGTTTCTCAGGATGTTTTTGGGTCCAATTAATGTTCGTGCCTCTCGCAAGGATGTTCAGCTTAAGGTTAAAGAGGAATACAACAGTTACAGG GATAGAACTGCTCTGCTATTCCTGCTTTTTCCAGCAGCACTTCTCATTCTAAGATCTTGGGTTTGGGAGGGATGTTTGCCAGCTTTTCCAGTACAGATTTACCAG GCATGGCTGCTATTTCTTTACACTGGTTTGGCGTTGCGAGAGAACATATTGAGAGTAAATGGAAGTGATATTCGTCCATG GTGGATATATCATCATTATTGTGCCATGATAATGGCCCTTGTGAGTCTCACTTGGGAAATAAAAGGACAACCAGACTGCGCCAAAAAGCAG AGAGGTGTACAACTTTTCCTACAGTGGGCTATGATGCAAGGAGTTGCAATGCTTTTGCAAAATAGATATCAACGGCAAAGGCTTTATACTCGTATTGCATTGGGAAAG GCTAAGAGGATGGATGTTGTATGGGGAGAAACAGCTGGTGTGGATGGCCAACTGTGGTTGCTGTGTCCCATACTTTTCATATTGCAG GGATTTGAGGCATATGTCGGACTATTGTTGCTCAGAACTGCATTTGTTGGGGTGGCTTCTGAATGGCAG GTAATATTTTGCGGTCTCCTGTTGGTTGTCATGGCCATTGGGAACTTTCAAAATACAGTTCAGACTCTGTTGGTAAAGTCAAGATTTAAGGCAAAGATGAAAAGAACCAAGAGCAAGCAGAGACTGAATTAG